In Labrus mixtus chromosome 13, fLabMix1.1, whole genome shotgun sequence, a single genomic region encodes these proteins:
- the LOC132986948 gene encoding gamma-crystallin M3-like: protein MQFRSSNSSNPPAANMSNTSMNMRGKIIFYEEKNFQGRSYECMSDCSDMTSYLNRCQSCRVESGCFMVYDRPNFMGNQYFMRRGEYADHMSMMGMRDCIKSCRMIPMHRGQFRMKIYERENFGGQSHELMDDCDNIMERYRMSDCMSCSVMDGHWLMYEQPHFRGKQMYLRPGEYRSFREMGMSGTRFMSMKRIMDSC from the exons ATGCAGTTCAggagcagcaacagcagcaaccCACCAGCAGCCAACATGAGCAACACCAGCATGAACATGAGGggcaag ATCATCTTCTACGAGGAGAAGAACTTCCAGGGTCGCTCCTATGAGTGCATGAGCGACTGCTCCGACATGACCTCCTACCTGAACAGGTGCCAGTCCTGCAGGGTGGAGAGCGGCTGCTTCATGGTCTACGACCGCCCCAACTTCATGGGAAACCAGTACTTCATGAGGAGGGGCGAGTACGCCGACCATATGAGCATGATGGGAATGAGGGACTGCATCAAGTCTTGCCGTATGATCCCCATG CACAGAGGTCAGTTCAGGATGAAGATCTACGAGAGGGAGAACTTCGGTGGTCAGAGCCACGAGCTGATGGACGACTGTGACAACATCATGGAGCGTTACCGCATGTCCGACTGCATGTCCTGCAGCGTGATGGACGGCCACTGGCTGATGTACGAGCAGCCCCACTTCAGAGGCAAGCAGATGTACCTGAGGCCCGGAGAGTACAGGAGCTTCAGGGAGATGGGCATGAGCGGCACCAGGTTCATGAGCATGAAGCGCATCATGGACTCCTGTTAA